In one window of Lewinella sp. 4G2 DNA:
- a CDS encoding DUF4197 domain-containing protein, with protein sequence MLRRSIFLFALTLLFTLPAQAQFGKTLNKLKSQADEVLGGGGPLSEEKIGEGLKEALNQGVDKAVTKLATENGYYASPYKILIPEEAQVIVSRVSALPGFGNVERDLTQRLNQAAELAASKASPIFVDAITGLTIKDAMNLLMGEQDAATRYLESNTSSALTTAFQPVIKSSLDEVNATDLWRSIVTAYNKIPFVKKTDPELDAYVTNRALEGMFGLIEVKETELRDNPALRNTELLKQVFARQD encoded by the coding sequence ATGTTACGACGCTCCATCTTTCTCTTTGCCCTTACGCTGCTCTTTACCCTTCCCGCCCAGGCTCAATTTGGGAAGACGCTTAACAAACTAAAGAGTCAGGCCGACGAAGTCCTTGGCGGTGGAGGTCCACTTTCCGAAGAAAAGATTGGGGAGGGCCTCAAGGAAGCTCTTAACCAGGGCGTGGATAAGGCCGTCACAAAACTGGCCACCGAAAATGGTTACTACGCTAGCCCCTACAAGATTTTGATTCCCGAAGAAGCGCAAGTGATCGTTAGCCGTGTGAGTGCCCTGCCCGGGTTTGGTAACGTAGAACGGGACCTCACCCAGCGCCTGAACCAGGCAGCAGAATTAGCGGCCTCCAAAGCCAGCCCCATTTTTGTGGACGCAATCACGGGCCTGACGATAAAGGATGCGATGAACTTACTGATGGGCGAGCAGGACGCCGCTACCCGATACTTAGAATCGAACACTTCGAGTGCCCTCACCACTGCTTTTCAACCAGTCATCAAAAGCTCACTGGACGAAGTGAATGCGACCGATTTATGGCGCTCCATCGTCACGGCGTACAATAAGATTCCTTTCGTCAAAAAAACCGACCCGGAATTAGACGCTTACGTGACGAATCGCGCGCTCGAAGGAATGTTTGGCCTGATCGAAGTAAAGGAAACGGAGTTGCGTGATAACCCAGCCCTGCGAAATACGGAACTGTTGAAGCAGGTGTTCGCCCGACAGGATTA